A window of the Phragmites australis chromosome 20, lpPhrAust1.1, whole genome shotgun sequence genome harbors these coding sequences:
- the LOC133901547 gene encoding uncharacterized protein LOC133901547, with the protein MWHLITDMCFLLAKGKDGGRHMLLAREVSNYLMDLVMERRVMISSEGHVAHRKARDEVKKILAQHKERINENDTEAVKKMLESGVHKIADPAKGGAVPEGVDVVFARNSYETMRPVLPRAWRLAQVLLHGPDRGTGGGGDLPWEMIASVWMEMLFHLAPRCEAGFHANNLSTGGEFITHVRFLLLNRGIGWNFVLGRA; encoded by the coding sequence ATGTGGCACCTCATCACCGACATGTGCTTCCTTCTCGCCAAGGGCAAGGACGGCGGCCGGCACATGCTTCTGGCCAGGGAGGTCTCCAACTACCTCATGGACCTCGTCATGGAGCGGCGCGTGATGATCAGCAGCGAAGGGCACGTGGCGCACCGCAAGGCCCGCGACGAGGTCAAGAAGATCCTCGCGCAGCACAAGGAGAGGATCAACGAGAACGACACTGAGGCCGTCAAGAAGATGCTGGAATCCGGCGTGCACAAGATCGCAGACCCCGCCAAGGGGGGCGCCGTGCCGGAGGGAGTGGACGTGGTGTTCGCGCGCAACTCGTACGAGACCATGAGGCCGGTGCTGCCCCGCGCGTGGAGGCTTGCCCAGGTGCTGCTCCACGGCCCGGACCGCGGAAcaggcggcggtggcgatcTTCCATGGGAGATGATCGCGTCGGTCTGGATGGAGATGCTCTTCCACCTCGCCCCACGATGCGAGGCAGGTTTCCACGCAAATAATCTTTCCACTGGCGGGGAGTTCATCACCCATGTCAGGTTCCTGCTCCTGAACCGAGGGATCGGCTGGAACTTTGTCCTTGGCCGTGCTTGA